Below is a window of Quercus robur chromosome 6, dhQueRobu3.1, whole genome shotgun sequence DNA.
AAACTCTAACCTGTTTCTAAATTACCCCCCTATCCTACCCCCTTCCCCAcctcctctctcctctcttccaaGTTAAAAGGCAGGAGGTGGTGGCAGCACCCATGACCATTGGCCCCAAGAAGGCAACCCTAACAAGGATATACCCCCAATTGACCTCATAGAGCTAGGTGTCATCTCCACAGCCAGTCTGTagtaaaatccaaacccaaGCATTCAGGGAGGAGAACAAGTATATTTACCACTCATCCACCAGTTGCAAGAGCAAATTACCGTTCTAAGTTTTAGTAAAATTAGTGAAACTATAGAAAACAACTGACCTTTACCAACCCTGATGTGAGCGTTGACTCGAAAAAAgtggaagatgaagaaaatCTAGAGTGAACTTGACCTTCATTGGATCCACTACCATTAGCTTCATAAGGATCAGTGGCAATGTCTGATGTATGAGATTCCTGATTATAATcataacttttacaaaaagccCCAATATATGAACAATGTTCACGCAACAGGGATATCTGAGGGGTTGCAGGCAATAAGTGGCCTTCAGTGCTAAAGATGTATCTGTTTATGGAGAAATTTTCAGAACTTAaggaagaaataaaaataataaaggtgCCTCACTTTCATGAGAATAAGTTCCCTGCCTTAAAGGATCATTATTTAGAAAGCACAAAGCACTTACTTGTATGGCCCATTTTCAACGAGGTTATCTGGACCAACGGCCAAATCGAAAAGAAGCCACAAGTATTTAACCTAATTATGTTACAAACAATTAATAAGACACCACAGAAATCATAGAAGATCGCAGATacatacttaaaaaataataaaaaataaataaaaatgaatgcaTTTACATAAAGCACAAGTCAAACACTAGGACATGGAATTTTAGGTAGTGCAGTAAGTAGACTGTTCCCTGATCACATGAGGtacgttttaaaaaaaatggaccaCCCTTCAAGTTCAAACAAAATAATCTAAGGATGAGAAATTAGCACTTAATTTTGACACAGGAAGGCCATATTAGGActcaaattttgatttgtcCAGTTGTATGGATTAGTTGCTTGGTTAGGACCCACCAACACAATGCAACCAGGTTGAGTTGTAGCCCTTATCCAAGTGGCCCTCCATCAGGGCCAAAATCACCCATTAAGTGTCCGATCAACAGTATCCTTACATTCAACTGTATTTCATCTAGCTTCATAAATTTAACCttccaatttattttctttctttatgccCCAAATCTCATTTTCCCCCCTAGTCAATGGAAAGAACATATCCTCAAAGGTAATTAAGCTTAGTGGATCTACCAAACAAGAATCTTTTGAAAAATACTCTGAATTCCTACATAAACCACTCATGACCACCATCTATAGAGGATAGGTGTTTCCAGATCCATTAGAAAATTATGATCTTTTTAATACAGCAGGGTgccaaaaagaataaatttgttCTTACAGTCTCAGCTAGGAAAAAGCTTTCCATGTGATCTTCCTGCTTGTGAAACTCTACATCTGATATATGACAGTATCCACAAGGGCATCGGGCCCCATACTGCAAGCTGGCAACCATGTCCCTTCCAACATCAAGATATCTACAAAGAAAAACCTTAAACATGGTTTCAGTTGCAAAGAAGGGAAGTGCATATATGTACATCAAACCTatcggaaaaaaaaatgtacatcaACAAGAGTGTGAGTTGTTAAACTACAGTTACCAGGAACACTAAGATCTATGTATTGGAAtgtatatctttttctttttttttgatagataacgaaaaatttcattaagaaaaaaatagccAACCCAAGTACATTGAGGATGTACTGTGGGGacaaaaatcaagaaccaaaattacaatgatcaagtaAAACAGGAAGGGAAAAACAAGAACAATGTGACAGAGCCAAACTCCAGGCAAGGAGAGTTTGTAAGAAAAAGGACTTAATCTCTAGCAAGGACCGTTCGCATCCCTCAAAGCATCTAGCATTTCTTTCAGTCAAtatacaccacatcaagcaatgCGGTATAAGTCTCCAAAAATCTATATTGTGATGTCACCCGAATTTATATCTCATAACATTAAGACAATTTCAAGTCAAAAGCTATTATAGGGTGTTTAGATTAGGGGATGAGGGTGTTGCCTCTTCCCATGGAGGAGCATTTGGAAAGTGAGAGCTCCACCTAGAGTTTCCTTTTTATATGGACTGTAGCTCTGAAAAAATTCTGCATGTATAAATCCAATGGGGAATCTGTGGATCAGCTTCTTTACATCATTTTATGGTATGGGAGCATTGGAATTTGCTTTTCTATTTATTCAGAGTAAGTTGGGTAACGCCGAATTCAGTGATTGCTCTATTGGCTTCTTCCTCCCATCTCAGCAACTAATCCTCGTAAAGTAGTATCCTACTTTTTATGAGATCCTCATGAAACCAATTTGAGGTgtaaaagaatttttctttgatttaaatattctttccaCATTAGCTTTCAAAAAATATTCAGATTATTCAGCGCAAACCCCACAAAGGGAAGCACACCACAGAACACACCCAAAAAAGGGGGATGAGGGGTGGGGGTGGAAGACATCACAGAAAAAGTTTACCCCTCTACTTGGGATTGTaaggaaaaagtttaaaataaaaaataaaggctCCAAGAAAGGAGAAAGGAGGACATTTTCCATAAGTTGACAGCTAGCTtaaaatttagtcactttttatgaatggattattttcaaatttgcaTTACAGGTGGCCAACGCTAGTAGTTGAAGAGGGAGAACCCCAATTAGAATTAAAGTTTAGTTGAGTTGAGTGAGAAGGCTAAAAGGCACCAGAAAAATTTGAGAGGATCATAGCAGACCTGGGATCTCTGGTTGCTTTATAGAGCCAATATGTGCTCTCTATTAACTCTGGACGCAGTGGATAACTTTTTTGCCcttgctgaaaaaaaaaaagaagaaatttgaaCACTAGTGTAATGATAAAACCAACGTAGATATGTTATATAAATACTAGTGCTTTAAATACGTAATAAATCTAGTATATAAGGAGCACATCATTTACTGATAAAGAAATCAACTAAAGGCCAAGAATTTgtagaatataaaaaatgggGGAATTACATAAAAAGCCcaagaatatatatttatttcagATTAGGTCTAACGTTTTTAATCTTGTCAATTAAAGTCCCAAACTTATGaaacagttttcagtttttttgctCCATTCATCTCTGTTATTTAGGGTAGTAacagagcaaagaaaaatggGAAACTATTGATAAAACTCTGCATTTCACCTAGGGCTtgttcaaaaatcaattggcaGCCATTGAACAGTCTAACGTAAACTCTGCGTTTCACCTAAGGGTTTCTATGAATTTCCCTGCAATTTATATTCCACAGAATCAAAACAAAGCAATTTGCTCGAACAAATTCAAGTTCGTGCTGGCTTGTGTAAGGGGGGCCATGCACTTAAATATTCTAACCTGCCAAACCCTTCATAAACAATACATAGATATTGATGAGTGGTCTAAACATTATCCTTAAAAGTACTAAATGCACCAAAATGACATATGGGATTCATTTGGGTATGTCAAATCCTTAAGACACCAACAATTCTAGCAAATTACCCTACAAGTAGCTTAAGTTTGAATGCAATTGTCTCAGGGTTCAGATAATGATAATTAAGGTACCTGAACACTGAGAGTAGCAAGATTAAAACCCTCCGGAGTGAAACCATATCTTTTCCATACACTAAAGAAGGCTTTGTGCGTTCGAATTGCAGGATCAATGTCCCCAGCTAAAACCTTTCAATATCATTAATACAAATTACTCCAAACCACAAAAGTTTCAATAATTCATATTACACGGAAGACAGAATGAAAATAGACTGAAAACCTGAAGGCCTGGCCAGAACGCCTGCAAACTGTTAAACAATGGCCAGACAATAGCAGCAGAATCCATATTGACTTCCACATACCTGCACAGACATATACGCACAcacatataaatcaataaataaccAATTGGAATACAGCTGAATCCCAATAAGAACATGGAAAACAAATGATAAAACAAAGGCAAGGATATGTATATTTACATAGTGGCACATAATAGCCACAAGCTTTTACCAAGGATCATTGTAAAGATAGTGCATAGCAGCTGCATAAGCTTCttggaaaatgaacaaatacTCCTCGTCTCCAAATAATAAATAAGCCTGAAAAGTTTTCATGAAAGGTAAACAAGAACTGAAAAGAAACATAACAACCCAAATTCACCACTAAAACAAGCTTTAGCATCATGTGTGTGTTTTGCTATTTTTACAGACATGTCATATGCATCAACATCTCTATACAGAGCTGATATTAGTGCATAAGAAGGCTGGCACCCATTAAATACAGACTTTATTTCACAAAATCATGGTTTATGCTTCAGAAGCATAATGATATTGACTATAGAATGAATCAAATGCAATATTCAGGAGAAGAATATCAAGTTAAAAGAAGATAGAAATGATCTATAAGCATCCATAGTTATTTAAACTCATTTCTCTTCCTGTCagtagaagaaaataaattgaacttGAAATGAAAGCAGAAGAAAGTACAGTAAACAATTTTCTCAAATAAAggcataaaaactaaaataaaaacgaGTTTTTCTATCTCCCGGCTAATAGACATGATTCTTCTACCTTAAACTCCTGAAAACCACCATGACTCACTGTACACCCTTTTCAAGAGTACTAAAACAAACACTGCAAAAAAAACACACTGCACTACTTGATTGGCTTGCTGTTCAAAAGAAAAGCAATTTACCAAATGCTACCCTGAACCTCCCACCAGCACTTTGTCACAAGACTCCAATTAGTTTCTTGTAAAACAAACATATCTATTGTGGACAGCATATGCTATAACTATATCTGTAGTCCCCCCTCTAGCCCCAAAGCActattttgtgcttttaccacACACATTTATATTCTACAAGTAGTTTGCCTCATGACATAAAGAAGGCACCAAGCATCAATTAATAGAACTAAGCTCATTTCGAAGTATTACATGGATATCAAAGAGCCCAAGGAGGTTTCAGCACTCCAAATCATGTTTACTAACCTTTAGGAGGTACTCATAGAAGGAGTCAATACTAGTTCCTATTCCAGCATCCTGAAAAAGCAGCaaagaaatataattttagttaaaattgggagggaaaaaaaatgtttcttttcataGAACATGGAATTTAATGGATGtgaaaaataagttagcaaGCAGGCTGGCTGGAGATGTTTTAAACTAGTTCAAATAGACCACAGAAGGTGAAAAATACTTCAACTATTATGGATCCTACTGACATATCACACATCTCTGCATATCTAAGTACATAGATATTTCCAtaacttttatgtttttaaaccATGTGTGCACAAGTAAATAGAACCACAAATTGAAAAGATTTGGCCACTCAGCCTGCCAGACTGCCAGTAAGTTGGTAAAAAGGCTCTTTAGAAATGTAATGTCATCTTCCATCATTAGGTACAATAAGTTCTAAAACTCTTCATCATAAGCCTCCAATTCCAGAAAAACATCAACTATCCATTATCATTAGGTTGAGATTATCAAATCCAGCGAAATCAACTAAGTTTATATCTGGAAAGCACCATAAAACATTGCACTGCTGCTTTTGATTTATGGagctttttttttagatacttTGGAATTCAGTGGGTTTGATattatgtttggttggagaaatTGGGTTCGTAAACACTCGTCAGATATTTGGAATATTGTTCCATTATGTCTGATGTGGACCATATGGAGGGAGAGGAATCGGCACACTTCTGTAGATATGGGAAGTATGAGGGGCCAATTGTTAGCAACCTACACTAGATCTAAGGGTGGCCACaggtcggtccgggtcgggtttgtgcccaacctgCGACCGACCCGACCAAGTCAGGTACCCTAGTTCCAGACCCGCTGCTGACCGGTTAGAGAGTTGTGTCGGACCAGACGGTTCTTTTCCGGAAGGTGGTCAGGTCCTCGATCAGAGTTGGATCTGGCCGAAACTCACCAGATCTAGCCAAAAATTCGGTGGATCTGGCCGAAATTCAGCAAATCTGGCCTAAAACCAGCCGTGTCTGGTGAGATCTCATCGGATCTCGATGAAATCTCACTGAATCTGGCAAGATCTGACTGAGAAATTCCTCAGACGGTGGAGATTGGCGGCCTTTTGGTGGTAGAATCAATCGGGTCAGTTGAAATCGGGTTTAGATGCAAGGACCCACTGGAATCGGGTTGGGTACTTTGGAAACTGCCGCCGACCTGTCACAGGAGTCAGATCAGGCAGTTTCCGAATCAGGTTGGTTGGAATGACGGGTTGGTTGGGTCCACGGGTGATCTTGGACAGCCCTAACTAGATCCTTATATGAGTGGTCCTGCGCTTGGGGTTTACGACTAGCAATTATACTGTATTGTTTCTAGAGTTGTCGACATTTTGTATATAATTCTTTAGTCTATGTTTTTTAGTACATTAGCCTCTCTTCAATAAAATgattcttacttatcaaaaatatagtaataatgAGAGAATTAATTAATGGAATTGTGAGTGTTTAGAGTACTGAGGTATGTTAGTTGTAGtgtattcttttctctcttgttTCTTGTTCCTCTTTGGCAAATTGTCACAATTCATATGCAATATTCACATACTATTCATACATACTGTTCAAACTAATGTTTACAACCTGTGGGCAGATTTAATGGCAATTTCTTCTCTCCTCCTTTTGCAACCCTGAGTCAAACCCTTCCCTTTCCCTACCAAAAAACTAGTCATTCTTTGAACCCTAACCCTTCTTTCTAAAGTTCTAAACAATAGATCCTCAAATTTTCGCAACCTTAAGCCCACCACAACCGCACATACAGATTCTACAATCTGTTGCATGTTGTTGATAAGATGGGAGTAAAATTTTATGTTAGGTGTTAGCCTACTACAACCCTCCATCCAGACCATAACCAATTGTTtgaagaaaaaacaagagaCACTAAGCATTAAAGAAGTTTATTTCACTTTCACTtatcatttattaataaaaaaatcacaatgtTATCTTatctaacaaaagaaaaagaaaaactttaggTATTAGATACTGATACAGATAATCATTGTAACATGGCGCTCACATTGAAATCATGTAAAATAGAATGTTACCTTTTGTGTCCATTCACCTGTAAAAACATTGATATGAGCACCAACTAAATTCAACTTTGAACGACGCGCCCAAAGTCCACGAACTGCATTCTTGGTAACTTGTTCAAAAACTGCATTTCAATGAAGTTAGGCATTATGCCAACACTCTTGAAAATTAACCTCATCCCTTCCccacaattaaaagaaaaagaatggggCAGGtgaggggggagggggagggggggaatATGTGGTATACAATACCATATTTAGAGAATCTAGCCTGACAAGCTAACAATGAAGAGATATAAAGGGAACTATTACAAATTCCTGTGCAGCACAAGTGTAGTCAGACTTGAAGAACCACCCTTCATATGGTAGGTCAACAACTTGAAAGAGATGTAGCAGAAGGTGCACAACAGACAGGACAAGCAAagagattaaagaaaataaatgtaaaatagCTGGGGCAAGCCTCAAGTACATAAGACTTACTTGACAACCAAGTGTGGCAATGTGCTATAGATAATATTGCTATGAGTCAGTTTGTTGGGGTTTTGCTCAAATCTGAATCCAAGGGATCAGCTCActcatctaaattaaaaattgcTAGCCTGTTTCCTCATTCAGCAAAGAACAAtgctctttattttattttatagattttttttgcttggaagagtaaaagattaaaaaagaagagaagaaatttTGAGTAATAATCCCAAAACTTATTCATTAGGTCAACATGGAAGAATGTATTATTTTCCCTCAATGAACTAGAAATATCTCACCTGTTTTCCTGCCTGATACctaataaaagtaataaaatattatgGCTGCCTAGAGTCAAACTTTCTTGAAGATAGAGGTCCAGCCACCAAGGCAGTGGCTACTCATAAAGCCTAGCCTCTAGCAGGAAAGCATATGACACTTCATGCGAGCAAATATTTCAACATGGAGTGAAGAAGAGTACTGAGGGTAAACAAAAACCAGCTGCCTGTGATGTACGGACTTTTTTTAACtgataagttacacatgcaccctGTGGGTCTTGAATCCACAACCTCATCCTCCACTTTGCCTTACAAGAGGAGGTGCCATTTGAACTAGATTTTTTACAAGAGGAGTTTCAAGATTGAGACCATATAGAGAGTCCAAGCTAGTATAATATTAACAACTTCCTCTCACATATGCTTGTCCACTAAAAGCTAGAGGACTGCATTTTGTCTACACTAGTGAGTACCAACAGCATGTCATCCCACATAAGAAACTGGAGGCCAGATTCCATTCAGAAGCTAGATTGATAGAACATGATGCAATGAAACAGGGTAGTAGCACTTACTGGGATCATTCGTCAAACGGCTAAGCACTCCAAATTCCAAGGTCAAAGTCCCACCACCGGCTGTGGATGTTAtctaaacaaaccaaaagtggAACGTTAACACTCTACCTAGATATTACAAAATAGAGATTAAAGAGACAGAACAAATAATTAACTAATTGAACAGTTCAGAAGATAGTTAATAAGTGGTAAATTCAaggttaaaattttgaattgtccTATGTAAGTTACATGTGGTATGCACTCTCATACTGTTAGAATTTATCCAGAAGGTGTGGTACAATAGGAATTAGTAAACTGGAAATCAATGTGTAGTGTAGTCCTACAATGATATTAGCTGCTTTTCATGCTAGAATGCCACAGAAAAACTGAGAAAAAAAACTTGTACATAAGGAGAAAAATTGGAAAGGCTTTACCTTGCTTTCATGTTCATCAACGCCATGCAAAAGGTTGACAGATCCAAATGGAATGCCTGCATGAAATAGTATCTGAATATGTTCATGAAATGATAAGAGTATTTATACGTGGACAAGTGAATGACATACTTCAACAATTGGAAACAAAGTGCTTGATGCTCAATCATGCTTTAGTAGACAACATCAAAAAATTACAGAAATACTTAAATCTGTATGCAGCGAAAAATTGCTCTCCATCAAGCCAGAAAGCTAGTGATGCATGAACCCCCTTGATCATTGTCAAGTATAATCTCCTCAACTATCAAACTTGAGATTAGAAACAAGCCATTAACATTCATTTATGATCTACCTATGCCTCTAAGCCTCCTATCAAAACTAGAGACATACTGCCATTTGTCAAATAAAGCATTCTGTCATGCTAATTTAGTGGTATATTTACAAGTTAAGTAAAAGCattctcctttttttcctttttttatccCTGATAATTCAATATTTACAAGAGGGAggggagatttgaaccctaaatgTCTCCGTTGGAAACACTGGGAAGTGACAActaattgagctacaaggctcttggtgcAGGTTAAGTAAAagcatttttattataatattccACAAAATGGTGGTAATAtcaatatcaaataaaaataacaagtCCCAAGATAGATGTAAAATAAATACTCTATTTAAATAAACCAGCCAAGGATTGGAATGATTAAAAATACATAACAAATAGTGAAATTCAACCTGCAATAACTTGTACATATCAATTAAAATCATCCAGTAGCAATACCTGTAGGCGTGTCAAATGCAGGTAACAATCTACGGGCCAGATCCTCCGCTAAGTTAAGTAACTGATTGTCATAGGATTGGATTTTCATGCCCTGCAAAGAAATAATATGGGAATAATCCAATGAAGATCCTAAGATGATGGTGTACAGCATAACACCTGTCATATGAAAACTAGAAGCTAAAAGAGAAATCAAACATCTTTTCTAAGTATCTCTTGATGGCAACATCAAGGTAAAGGAGACTGTTGAGGACACTTTGttgcttatttttttattgctaaGTTACACACTCACCCAGTGAGTCTCAACCCACAACCTCATCCTCCACCTTGTTTCTCTTAAAAGGGAAGGAAGTGTCATTCAAGCTAAAGCTCATTGGCAAGAAAGAGGTGCAACACAAATGCTTTCATACTTAATAGATATACAATATCTTtctagaccttttttttttccgataagtacaatttttttctaaactttctCCCAGATGAATCAGTAATTCCAATTTCAGGTCACACCAAGGAGTCATTGCTACTATCCAGTACCTCAGCAAACACCCTCAACAAATCAAAAGCATCAGAAAACCGTATAGCAAGGCCTTATTTATAATAGAGTAATGTAGCACTAACTTATTATTAGGGTCTAACAAACAATATTCAAGCTTTGCTTACTGGAAAATGTTTCAGCTATAATGGAGCATATACATATTACAAACCAAAACAAGAGTGTAGAGTTCTTTTGAAGCTAGAATCACCCCCTTTTCAGCAAAATGGTTGCTAACAAATCCTCTGTGTAATCTTTTCTCAATTAAGCAATCTCAGAAAACCTTTTATCATTATCGTTAGGTGTTTTTTGTTATCACTTAATGCCAACCTCCCAtcgaaggaagaaaaaaatgatgataagtTACATATGCACCCAATTGGTATtcaacccacaacctcaccgtCTACTTATTCTTATGGGAGAAGGAAGTTTCATTTGAGTTAGAGCTAACTCACATAGCATTCACATAAAACTTTATAATTGAAAAAGGCACATGAGTCCTTTCAGCTCAAAAATTGCTATTTTTCTGACGACACCAAAAGGATATTCAATGCTTTACCTAGAATGACAAAATCATAAGGAAAAGTATCCATTTGGGTACATATTTAACTTATACCGTAGCATAATCACTCGCAATAAGATGAGCAGAGAGTAAACCTCCAAGAACACGGATAGTAGTCTCAAACACAGATACTGTCTTATTCTGCAAAAACCATATAAAGAGCTCCAAGTTAGATTTCAACTTCAATTTATATTAACCAAAGAATATGTAGATTGACTAAGCAACCAAAGCAATTCAAGCCAAAATTGTAGAATGTATAAAGAACTAATCCCAACAGGCaagtttgaaaaatcaatttacatgtgagagagagagagagagactcactATATCAAACTGAAGGTTTTTACCAATCCATTCAACAGAGGAAGCAAAATGTTCCCAGTCACCAAGTAAAGCCAGCATGTCTAAGGAATCAATCTGTTACAATGCCATGATGACAAACATCATGTAAGAGAAACAAGAACTCaaatatcaatcaaattggaAAAGAAGATATTATCTTACCAAAGTTAATGCATAACCACCTAGTGTATCTTCCCCTCCACATGAGAGAGGTCTTAATTCATCAAGAGGAAAGGCATGCTCCATATATCCATTAAAAGCATGGTAGAACATTCCACGCACCTAAATTTATGAGAGAAATGTATCTCACCCAGTTTAATAGATCAAAGCATCATATACATAGCATCACCAGCCAAATGCGAATAAATGAATACCTGCCAACTAAGTGCGCATATCTCTCCGAAGATTTAAATCCAACACTATTTCCAATTAACACTAAATAGAAACTCCATTAATGAAATGGAGgaaaatatacaaagaaaatgCTCTTGGAAAATTTTGGAGCCTTTTTTTTCCAGTAAATGAAGAACTCTAAGCCATTCATACAAAACCCTGGCATTTTGTCTTCCAAACCcaatatatacacaaacactgAAAGGTTATAATATCCTGACACAATAtccaaaatcatcaaaaccaCATTCATAGTTAATGTTCAGCTATCTTTCCAAATTTTATCAGCAAAATTCATGGTACAATATTAAAGATCacacttttcttttaaaattcttaCAAAGATGTTCAACTGTTAATCCATTTCAAGCACAATGAACAGagccccaaaaaagaaaaatctacaTATAAACCCATTCCTTCAATTTCGAACAAAAACGACGGGTATAATTGCAAATTCCAATTGcttttatatcaaaatacataATTGATTTCATTGTAACACATCAACCTAGAAGAATCACAAGCTTAACACTCCAACAAGCCCTTCATTTTGAAATCCCAATATGGATTTTATGAATTGATCCATATTACCAAACAGACCCAGGGCTAAACTGTATAAAGAATTACCGACCCACCGACTGTTCGATCAATTGCCCGAGAGAGCATCAGAGCATTAAGTATGGCATTCTGATAATGAAACAggtcaaattaaattttaaaaaaccaaaaaaagaccGTTTCGGGTTTTCGGATTACGGGAAATATGATCGGGGTGTTACCTCGTCTCGGAGCTGTTTAGCTTCCTCAGGAGTGACGCCCTCAGCGAGAGCTCTATGTATGAAAGCGTTGGGATTGGTTGAGACCAATAACAACAACAGCAAGAGGATTTCAAAGCACCGTTTTGGAACTTCcattgcttctctctctctcagtgtcACTTTGAACAAAGACATACGcttttgttttgctttgcttttcTCTACTGCGCGCTTTTGCTTTAGCTTATTGATTGCATTTGCACATTCCTGTTTGTAAAACGTGAAAAATCTCTAGAGTTGAAAAATGAGGGCGATGTGGGGTGGGAAAATTTTACTCTGTTTCTTACTATGTTAAGGATTTACCTACCTAGCTCATTAtcaacaaagtttttttttttttttttttttttttttaatcatattgcaattttgtttttgttttttgttttttcttttttattttttaaaatttgccGCAGCCTATCAAAATACACACCCATAAGGTGTGAATACAACAAATGAGAAAGTTCCcctagtttttttaaaaattttgatagttATAATGGGAGAACTTAAATTTTATATCGAAGATGTAGAGGTATTGGGTCCAGAAACTCATTATCTATGTATATAATGGGTCtagggcccaagccgaggactaGAGATTGTTCGAGGAGGGTAGACATTGTCAAGAGAGCCTAtgttag
It encodes the following:
- the LOC126688754 gene encoding LOW QUALITY PROTEIN: alpha-mannosidase I MNS4 (The sequence of the model RefSeq protein was modified relative to this genomic sequence to represent the inferred CDS: inserted 1 base in 1 codon) produces the protein MSLFKVTLREREAMEVPKRCFEILLLLLLLVSTNPNAFIHRALAEGVTPEEAKQLRDEVRGMFYHAFNGYMEHAFPLDELRPLSCGGEDTLGGYALTLIDSLDMLALLGDWEHFASSVEWIGKNLQFDINKTVSVFETTIRVLGGLLSAHLIASDYATGMKIQSYDNQLLNLAEDLARRLLPAFDTPTGIPFGSVNLLHGVDEHESKITSTAGGGTLTLEFGVLSRLTNDPIFEQVTKNAVRGLWARRSKLNLVGAHINVFTGEWTQKDAGIGTSIDSFYEYLLKAYLLFGDEEYLFIFQEAYAAAMHYLYNDPWYVEVNMDSAAIVWPLFNSLQAFWPGLQVLAGDIDPAIRTHKAFFSVWKRYGFTPEGFNLATLSVQQGQKSYPLRPELIESTYWLYKATRDPRYLDVGRDMVASLQYGARCPCGYCHISDVEFHKQEDHMESFFLAETVKYLWLLFDLAVGPDNLVENGPYKYIFSTEGHLLPATPQISLLREHCSYIGAFCKSYDYNQESHTSDIATDPYEANGSGSNEGQVHSRFSSSSTFFESTLTSGLVKGFCPGLSHGQKFGITYLEPVDTTNQYESANKREPNILQSHSMAVVPNQGSDYSHSNNDNDHDNLQENQXGSENELPHPSQI